One window from the genome of Deinococcus multiflagellatus encodes:
- a CDS encoding VOC family protein, which translates to MTFITGLDHVLLEAPAGGEPAARAFYGAFLGLTEVPKPPVLQVRGGVWFALPDGRQLHLGVAPDFAPRLKGHPALRSADLAAFVAHCAAHGVPTRPDQEGGVPRVFLHDPFGNRLEVVQG; encoded by the coding sequence ATGACCTTCATCACCGGGCTGGATCATGTGCTGCTGGAAGCGCCTGCGGGGGGCGAACCGGCAGCGCGTGCGTTTTACGGCGCGTTCCTGGGCCTCACCGAAGTGCCCAAGCCTCCGGTCCTGCAAGTCCGGGGCGGGGTGTGGTTTGCCCTGCCGGACGGCCGGCAACTGCACCTTGGCGTGGCGCCCGACTTTGCGCCGCGCCTCAAGGGCCACCCGGCGCTGCGCAGCGCCGACTTGGCCGCGTTCGTCGCCCACTGCGCCGCCCACGGTGTCCCCACCCGCCCGGACCAGGAAGGGGGGGTGCCGCGCGTGTTCCTGCACGACCCGTTCGGCAACCGGCTGGAAGTGGTGCAGGGCTGA